From the genome of Leptodactylus fuscus isolate aLepFus1 chromosome 1, aLepFus1.hap2, whole genome shotgun sequence, one region includes:
- the SDF2L1 gene encoding stromal cell-derived factor 2-like protein 1, with translation MLRAGFGLLVLALCCTWCPGQGSEDAEYVTCGSVVKLLNTRHNVRLHSHDVKYGSGSGQQSVTGVEASDDANSYWRIRGKKDGDCSRGEPIKCGQIIRLTHVNTGKNLHSHHFSSPLSNNQEISAFGDDGEGDDLDTWTVQCSDTLWEREDAVRFKHVGTSVYLTVTGEQYSHPIRGQREVHGMTSANAHNYWKVMEGVFIKPSLPPGAGRHDEL, from the exons ATGCTGCGGGCGGGATTCGGGCTCCTGGTGCTCGCGCTCTGCTGCACCTGGTGTCCGGGACAGGGGAGTGAGGATGCGGAGTACGTGACGTGCGGCTCCGTGGTGAAGCTTCTCAATACCCGCCATAATGTGCGGCTGCACTCCCACGATGTCAAGTACGGCTCAG ggAGTGGACAACAGTCTGTCACTGGAGTGGAGGCTTCTGATGATGCAAACAGTTACTGGAGGATAAGAGGCAAAAAAGATGGAGACTGTTCTCGTGGAGAACCTATAAAGTGTGGTCAAATTATTCGCCTTACTCATGTCAACACAGGGAAGAACCTCCATTCACATCACTTCTCCTCTCCCTTATCCAACAACCAG GAAATTAGTGCCTTTGGAGATGATGGGGAAGGAGATGACCTAGACACATGGACTGTTCAGTGCAGTGACACACTATGGGAGCGTGAAGATGCAGTGCGCTTCAAGCATGTTGGGACCAGTGTTTACCTCACTGTTACTGGTGAGCAGTACAGCCACCCAATCAGAGGGCAAAGAGAAGTGCACGGTATGACAAGTGCCAATGCCCATAACTACTGGAAAGTAATGGAAGGAGTGTTCATCAAACCAAGCCTTCCTCCTGGTGCAGGCAGACATGATGAACTGTGA